The following are encoded in a window of Pan troglodytes isolate AG18354 chromosome 4, NHGRI_mPanTro3-v2.0_pri, whole genome shotgun sequence genomic DNA:
- the HTR1A gene encoding 5-hydroxytryptamine receptor 1A yields the protein MDVLSPGQGNNTTSPPAPFETGGNTSGISDVTFSYQVITSLLLGTLIFCAVLGNACVVAAIALERSLQNVANYLIGSLAVTDLMVSVLVLPMAALYQVLNKWTLGQVTCDLFIALDVLCCTSSILHLCAIALDRYWAITDPIDYVNKRTPRRAAALISLTWLIGFLISIPPMLGWRTPEDRSDPDACTISKDHGYTIYSTFGAFYIPLLLMLVLYGRIFRAARFRIRKTVKKVEKTGADTRHGASPAQQPKKSVNGESGSRNWRLGVESKAGGALCANGAVRQGDDGAALEVIEVHRVGNSKEHLPLPSEAGPTPCAPASFERKNERNAEAKRKMALARERKTVKTLGIIMGTFILCWLPFFIVALVLPFCESSCHMPTLLGAIINWLGYSNSLLNPVIYAYFNKDFQNAFKKIIKCKFCRQ from the coding sequence ATGGATGTGCTCAGCCCTGGTCAGGGCAACAACACCACATCACCACCGGCTCCCTTTGAGACCGGCGGCAACACTAGTGGTATCTCCGACGTGACCTTCAGCTACCAAGTGATCACCTCTCTGCTGCTGGGCACGCTCATCTTCTGCGCGGTGCTGGGCAATGCGTGCGTGGTGGCTGCCATCGCCTTGGAGCGCTCCCTGCAGAACGTGGCCAATTATCTTATTGGCTCTTTGGCGGTCACCGACCTCATGGTGTCGGTGTTGGTGCTGCCCATGGCCGCGCTGTATCAGGTGCTCAACAAGTGGACACTGGGCCAGGTCACCTGCGACCTGTTCATCGCCCTCGACGTGCTGTGCTGCACCTCATCCATCTTGCACCTGTGCGCCATCGCGCTGGACAGGTACTGGGCCATCACGGACCCCATCGACTACGTGAACAAGAGGACGCCCCGGCGCGCCGCTGCGCTCATCTCGCTCACTTGGCTTATTGGCTTCCTCATCTCTATCCCGCCCATGCTGGGCTGGCGCACCCCGGAAGACCGCTCGGACCCCGACGCATGCACCATTAGCAAGGATCATGGCTACACTATCTATTCCACCTTTGGAGCTTTCTACATCCCGCTGCTGCTCATGCTGGTTCTCTATGGGCGCATATTCCGAGCTGCGCGCTTCCGCATCCGCAAGACGGTCAAAAAGGTGGAGAAGACCGGAGCGGACACCCGCCATGGAGCATCTCCCGCCCAGCAGCCCAAGAAGAGTGTGAATGGAGAGTCGGGGAGCAGGAACTGGAGGCTGGGCGTGGAGAGCAAGGCTGGGGGTGCTCTGTGCGCCAATGGCGCGGTGAGGCAAGGTGACGATGGCGCCGCCCTGGAGGTGATCGAGGTGCACCGAGTGGGCAACTCCAAAGAGCACTTGCCTCTGCCCAGCGAGGCTGGTCCTACCCCTTGTGCCCCCGCCTCTTTCGAGAGGAAAAATGAGCGCAACGCCGAGGCGAAGCGCAAGATGGCCCTGGCCCGAGAGAGGAAGACAGTGAAGACGCTGGGCATCATCATGGGCACCTTCATCCTCTGCTGGCTGCCCTTCTTCATCGTGGCTCTTGTTCTGCCCTTCTGCGAGAGCAGCTGCCACATGCCCACCCTGTTGGGCGCCATAATCAATTGGCTGGGCTACTCCAACTCTCTGCTTAACCCCGTCATTTACGCATACTTCAACAAGGACTTTCAAAACGCGTTTAAGAAGATCATTAAGTGTAAGTTCTGCCGCCAGTGA